In a genomic window of Cyclopterus lumpus isolate fCycLum1 chromosome 13, fCycLum1.pri, whole genome shotgun sequence:
- the LOC117741078 gene encoding protein FAM124B yields the protein MSSSGIQFVTSRVRQQQQQHQVLLMNLHLLANPGDSLLLQHTLDRLLRWLCPSLRIFHVSERASPFRSLCSVAGYPSLAITFFLHEAYGEERILKVLDFFQRPPWQYHHTETCGSQTGGVYITSSSSPANAMLRPYLLPSRDFYSLGTGMPVWGVRPVHCGGEILRVTLYSGYDNYEDAVRLYETVLQRQAEEQKTGFCWFTLHTEPGLCLQLALKQLPPGSLVEPCSSAVLQFIVEEIGQLVPLLPNPCTPISTTRWQTEDLDGNKILFQVKTPAQPQRPLTCAFPLTCPSVSPRGMQLRSSGQGHSLSPCSLTTPLPWQTHKQGHRPRSDSVLEKLHGGGGVAESQGSGSCCSTPPGSSCYSSQRSSPALPSTTTRPESPLHPSITRSLSHLLLEEEEPETNVDTGVPVPLHSDTAVKMIARSSSMDLLMTLHSERPAAVEGLAKELIECLPQKHMHPQVASRTWGSSGCTDGARKACGSRTVAAGQSPSKGPFVETRTTAELPSARTNNEEPVDEFFI from the exons ATGTCGTCATCTGGCA TTCAGTTCGTGACCAGTCGGgtcaggcagcagcagcagcagcatcaggtCCTGCTAATGAACTTACATCTGCTGGCCAACCCTGGAGATTCACTGCTGTTGCAGCACACTCTGGATCGCCTCCTGCGCTGGCTCTGCCCAAGTCTCCGCATCTTCCATGTGTCAGAGAGGGCCTCCCCATTCAGAAGCCTCTGTTCCGTGGCAG GCTACCCTTCTCTGGCCATCACCTTCTTCCTCCATGAGGCCTATGGAGAGGAGCGAATCCTCAAAGTGCTGGACTTCTTTCAGCGTCCACCCTGGCAGTACCACCACACGGAGACCTGCGGCAGCCAAACAGGAGGAGTCTACATTACATCCAGCAGCTCCCCCGCCAATGCCATGTTGCGGCCCTACCTCCTGCCCAGCAGAGATTTCTATAGTTTGGGTACAGGCATGCCTGTGTGGGGGGTTCGACCAGTCCACTGTGGAGGGGAAATACTACGTGTGACACTGTACAGTGGATATGACAACTACGAGGATGCTGTGCGGCTCTATGAGACGGTGCTGCAGCGACAGGCAGAGGAGCAGAAGACGGGCTTCTGCTGGTTCACTCTCCACACGG AGCCCGGGCTGTGCCTGCAGCTGGCTTTAAAACAGTTGCCACCAGGGTCTCTGGTGGAGCCATGCAGCTCTGCTGTGCTGCAGTTTATTGTGGAAGAAATTGGCCAGCTAGTCCCTCTGTTGCCCAACCCCTGTACCCCCATAAGCACCACACGCTGGCAGACAGAAGACCTGGATGGCAACAAGATTCTCTTCCAG GTGAAAACCCCGGCTCAACCTCaacgacctctgacctgtgcTTTCCCCTTGACCTGCCCCAGCGTGTCCCCTCGAGGAATGCAGCTCCGGAGCTCGGGACAGGGCCACAGCCTGTCACCCTGCAGCCTCACGACTCCCCTGCCCTGGCAAACACACAAGCAAG GCCACAGGCCACGCAGTGACTCTGTCCTTGAGAAGCTtcatggaggaggtggtgtaGCAGAGAGCCAGGGATCAGGAAGCTGCTGTAGCACCCCTCCAGGTAGCTCCTGTTACTCATCACAGCGCAGCAGCCCTGCACTGCCCTCAACTACCACCCGCCCTGAATCTCCTCTGCACCCCTCCATCACTCGTTCTCTCTCCCATCTCCttctggaagaggaggagccagaAACCAATGTAGACACAGGAGTCCCTGTCCCACTGCACTCTGACACGGCAGTCAAAATGATTGCTCGCTCTTCCTCCATGGATCTTTTGATGACTCTCCATTCTGAGAGACCTGCAGCTGTTGAGGGTCTGGCCAAGGAGCTGATTGAATGTCTGCCACAGAAACACATGCACCCTCAGGTCGCCTCCAGGACGTGGGGCTCATCTGGATGTACAGATGGAGCCAGGAAGGCCTGTGGCAGCAGGACCGTGGCAGCAGGACAAAGTCCCTCCAAAGGGCCATTTGTGGAAACCAGGACTACAGCTGAGCTGCCGTCAGCACGCACAAACAACGAGGAGCCAGTCGATGAGTTCTTCATCTAA
- the cul3b gene encoding cullin-3b isoform X2, with amino-acid sequence MNNYRICCLAVNNKLAAPGRGATRSSESSSAAPQTSSHPPSLPGKYFHVKTEPTDEATMSNLSKSGTKKDTKMRIRAFPMTMDEKYVNNIWDLLKNAIQEIQRKNNSGLSFEELYRNAYTMVLHKHGEKLYTGLREVVTEHLINKVREDVLNSLNNNFLQTLNQAWNDHQTAMVMIRDILMYMDRVYVQQNNVENVYNLGLIIFRDQVVRYGCIRDHLRQTLLDMISRERKGEVVDRGAIRNACQMLMILGLEGRSVYEEDFEAPFLEMSAEFFQMESQKFLAENSASVYIKKVEARINEEIERVMHCLDKSTEEPIVKVVERELISKHMKTIVEMENSGLVHMLKNGKTDDLACMYKLFSRVPNGLKTMCECMSSYLREQGKALVSEEGEGKNPVDYIQGLLDLKSRFDRFLQESFNNDRLFKQTIAGDFEYFLNLNSRSPEYLSLFIDDKLKKGVKGLTEQEVESILDKAMVLFRFMQEKDVFERYYKQHLARRLLTNKSVSDDSEKNMISKLKTECGCQFTSKLEGMFRDMSISNTTMDEFRQHLQTTGVSLGGVDLTVRVLTTGYWPTQSATPKCNIPPSPRHAFEVFRRFYLGKHSGRQLTLQHHMGSADLNATFHGTIKKDGSEVGVGGAQVTGSNTRKHILQVSTFQMTILMLFNSRDKSIFEEIQQETDIPERELVRALQSLACGKPTQRVLTKEPKSKEIENGHVFTVNDQFTSKLHRVKIQTVAAKQGESDPERKETRQKVDDDRKHEIEAAIVRIMKSRKKMQHNVLVAEVTQQLRSRFLPSPVVIKKRIEGLIEREYLARTPEDRKVYTYVA; translated from the exons ATGAACAACTATCGGATTTGCTGTTTGGCTGTCAACAATAAACTTGCGGCGCCGGGACGCGGAGCTACGAGGTCGAGTGAAAGCTCGTCGGCCGCTCCACAAACCAGTAGTCACCCCCCGTCCCTCCCTGGAAAATACTTTCATGTGAAAACAGAGCCCACGGACGAGGCAACCATGTCCAATCTCAGCAAAAGCGGCACCAAGAAGGACACCAAAATGAGGATACGGGCCTTTCCT ATGACCATGGATGAGAAGTATGTGAACAATATCTGGGACCTTCTGAAGAATGCCATCCAGGAGATTCAGAGGAAGAACAACAGCGGCCTGAGTTTTGAGGAACTGTACAGGAACGCCTACACAATGGTGCTCCACAAACACGGAGAGAAGCTGTACACGGGCCTGCGGGAGGTCGTCACCGAACACCTCATCAACAAA GTACGAGAAGATGTCCTTAACTCCCTAAACAATAACTTCCTTCAGACCCTAAATCAGGCCTGGAATGACCATCAAACAGCTATGGTGATGATCAGAGACATCCTGATGTACATG GATCGGGTGTACGTACAGCAGAACAATGTAGAGAATGTCTACAACCTGGGTCTTATCATTTTTAGGGATCAAGTGGTTCGTTATGGCTGCATCAGAGACCACCTCCGACAGACCCTGCTGGACATGATCTCACGCGAGAGGAAAGGGGAGGTGGTGGACAG GGGGGCCATTAGAAATGCCTGCCAAATGTTAATGATCCTCGGCCTTGAAGGGAGATCTGTTTATGAAGAAGACTTTGAGGCACCATTCTTAGAAATGTCTGCAGAATTTTTCCAG ATGGAGAGCCAAAAGTTCCTTGCAGAAAACAGTGCCAGTGTGTACATAAAGAAGGTTGAAGCCAGAATCAATGAGGAGATTGAGCGGGTGATGCACTGCCTGGATAAATCTACAGAAGAGCCCATTGTCAAGGTGGTGGAACGTGAGCTCATCTCCAAACACATGAAAACGATCGTAGAGATGGAGAACTCTGGCCTGGTCCACATGCTCAAAAACGGCAAGACAGACG ATTTGGCGTGCATGTACAAGCTGTTCAGCAGGGTTCCCAATGGGCTGAAGACCATGTGTGAGTGTATGAGCTCATACCTGCGGGAGCAAGGAAAGGCACTTGTGtcggaggagggagagggaaagaacCCTGTAGACTACATCCAG GGTTTGCTGGACTTGAAGTCACGTTTCGACCGTTTCCTCCAGGAATCCTTCAATAATGACCGGCTCTTCAAGCAAACCATCGCAGGCGACTTTGAGTACTTCCTTAACCTAAACTCTCGTTCGCCTGAGTACCTCTCACTCTTCATCGATGACAAACTGAAGAAAGGAGTAAAAGGG TTGAcagagcaggaggtggagtCCATTCTGGACAAGGCCATGGTGTTGTTCCGCTTCATGCAGGAGAAGGACGTGTTTGAGAGGTACTACAAGCAGCACCTTGCACGCAGGCTGCTCACCAACAAGAGTGTCTCTGATGACTCTGAGAAGAACATGATCTCAAAGCTTAAG ACTGAGTGCGGCTGTCAGTTCACCTCTAAACTGGAGGGCATGTTCCGGGATATGAGCATCTCCAACACCACCATGGATGAGTTTAGACAACATCTACAGACAACGGGG GTGTCACTTGGAGGCGTTGACCTCACTGTCAGAGTCCTGACCACGGGATATTGGCCAACACAATCAGCAACACCAAAGTGCAACATCCCACCTTCACCGCGACATGCATTTGAAGTATTTAGACG GTTTTATCTTGGTAAGCACAGCGGCAGACAGCTCACACTGCAGCACCATATGGGCTCTGCAGATCTAAACGCCACCTTCCACGGTACCATCAAAAAG GATGGGTCAGAGGTTGGAGTGGGAGGAGCCCAGGTTACTGGCTCTAACACCAGGAAGCACATCCTACAGGTCTCCACTTTTCAGATGACTATCCTCATGCTTTTCAACAGTCGAGACAAATCCATCTTTGAG GAGATCCAGCAAGAGACGGACATCCCAGAAAGGGAGCTGGTGCGAGCGCTACAGTCTCTGGCTTGTGGGAAGCCCACTCAGAGAGTTCTCACCAAGGAGCCCAAGTCCAAGGAGATCGAGAATGGCCATGTGTTTACAGTCAATGACCAGTTTACCTCCAAACTTCACCGTGTCAAAATTCAGACAG TGGCTGCAAAACAAGGGGAGTCAGACCCCGAGAGGAAGGAGACACGACAGAAAGTGGACGACGACAGGAAGCACGAGATCGAAGCTGCCATCGTCCGCATCATGAAGTCCAGAAAGAAGATGCAGCACAATGTTCTAGTAGCAGAG GTCACGCAGCAGTTGCGCTCACGATTCCTTCCTAGTCCTGTAGTCATCAAGAAGCGCATTGAAGGACTCATTGAGAGGGAATATTTGGCACGAACACCGGAGGACCGCAAAGTGTACACTTATGTAGCATAA
- the cul3b gene encoding cullin-3b isoform X1, whose protein sequence is MNNYRICCLAVNNKLAAPGRGATRSSESSSAAPQTSSHPPSLPGKYFHVKTEPTDEATMSNLSKSGTKKDTKMRIRAFPMTMDEKYVNNIWDLLKNAIQEIQRKNNSGLSFEELYRNAYTMVLHKHGEKLYTGLREVVTEHLINKVREDVLNSLNNNFLQTLNQAWNDHQTAMVMIRDILMYMDRVYVQQNNVENVYNLGLIIFRDQVVRYGCIRDHLRQTLLDMISRERKGEVVDRGAIRNACQMLMILGLEGRSVYEEDFEAPFLEMSAEFFQMESQKFLAENSASVYIKKVEARINEEIERVMHCLDKSTEEPIVKVVERELISKHMKTIVEMENSGLVHMLKNGKTDDLACMYKLFSRVPNGLKTMCECMSSYLREQGKALVSEEGEGKNPVDYIQGLLDLKSRFDRFLQESFNNDRLFKQTIAGDFEYFLNLNSRSPEYLSLFIDDKLKKGVKGLTEQEVESILDKAMVLFRFMQEKDVFERYYKQHLARRLLTNKSVSDDSEKNMISKLKTECGCQFTSKLEGMFRDMSISNTTMDEFRQHLQTTGVSLGGVDLTVRVLTTGYWPTQSATPKCNIPPSPRHAFEVFRRFYLGKHSGRQLTLQHHMGSADLNATFHGTIKKEDGSEVGVGGAQVTGSNTRKHILQVSTFQMTILMLFNSRDKSIFEEIQQETDIPERELVRALQSLACGKPTQRVLTKEPKSKEIENGHVFTVNDQFTSKLHRVKIQTVAAKQGESDPERKETRQKVDDDRKHEIEAAIVRIMKSRKKMQHNVLVAEVTQQLRSRFLPSPVVIKKRIEGLIEREYLARTPEDRKVYTYVA, encoded by the exons ATGAACAACTATCGGATTTGCTGTTTGGCTGTCAACAATAAACTTGCGGCGCCGGGACGCGGAGCTACGAGGTCGAGTGAAAGCTCGTCGGCCGCTCCACAAACCAGTAGTCACCCCCCGTCCCTCCCTGGAAAATACTTTCATGTGAAAACAGAGCCCACGGACGAGGCAACCATGTCCAATCTCAGCAAAAGCGGCACCAAGAAGGACACCAAAATGAGGATACGGGCCTTTCCT ATGACCATGGATGAGAAGTATGTGAACAATATCTGGGACCTTCTGAAGAATGCCATCCAGGAGATTCAGAGGAAGAACAACAGCGGCCTGAGTTTTGAGGAACTGTACAGGAACGCCTACACAATGGTGCTCCACAAACACGGAGAGAAGCTGTACACGGGCCTGCGGGAGGTCGTCACCGAACACCTCATCAACAAA GTACGAGAAGATGTCCTTAACTCCCTAAACAATAACTTCCTTCAGACCCTAAATCAGGCCTGGAATGACCATCAAACAGCTATGGTGATGATCAGAGACATCCTGATGTACATG GATCGGGTGTACGTACAGCAGAACAATGTAGAGAATGTCTACAACCTGGGTCTTATCATTTTTAGGGATCAAGTGGTTCGTTATGGCTGCATCAGAGACCACCTCCGACAGACCCTGCTGGACATGATCTCACGCGAGAGGAAAGGGGAGGTGGTGGACAG GGGGGCCATTAGAAATGCCTGCCAAATGTTAATGATCCTCGGCCTTGAAGGGAGATCTGTTTATGAAGAAGACTTTGAGGCACCATTCTTAGAAATGTCTGCAGAATTTTTCCAG ATGGAGAGCCAAAAGTTCCTTGCAGAAAACAGTGCCAGTGTGTACATAAAGAAGGTTGAAGCCAGAATCAATGAGGAGATTGAGCGGGTGATGCACTGCCTGGATAAATCTACAGAAGAGCCCATTGTCAAGGTGGTGGAACGTGAGCTCATCTCCAAACACATGAAAACGATCGTAGAGATGGAGAACTCTGGCCTGGTCCACATGCTCAAAAACGGCAAGACAGACG ATTTGGCGTGCATGTACAAGCTGTTCAGCAGGGTTCCCAATGGGCTGAAGACCATGTGTGAGTGTATGAGCTCATACCTGCGGGAGCAAGGAAAGGCACTTGTGtcggaggagggagagggaaagaacCCTGTAGACTACATCCAG GGTTTGCTGGACTTGAAGTCACGTTTCGACCGTTTCCTCCAGGAATCCTTCAATAATGACCGGCTCTTCAAGCAAACCATCGCAGGCGACTTTGAGTACTTCCTTAACCTAAACTCTCGTTCGCCTGAGTACCTCTCACTCTTCATCGATGACAAACTGAAGAAAGGAGTAAAAGGG TTGAcagagcaggaggtggagtCCATTCTGGACAAGGCCATGGTGTTGTTCCGCTTCATGCAGGAGAAGGACGTGTTTGAGAGGTACTACAAGCAGCACCTTGCACGCAGGCTGCTCACCAACAAGAGTGTCTCTGATGACTCTGAGAAGAACATGATCTCAAAGCTTAAG ACTGAGTGCGGCTGTCAGTTCACCTCTAAACTGGAGGGCATGTTCCGGGATATGAGCATCTCCAACACCACCATGGATGAGTTTAGACAACATCTACAGACAACGGGG GTGTCACTTGGAGGCGTTGACCTCACTGTCAGAGTCCTGACCACGGGATATTGGCCAACACAATCAGCAACACCAAAGTGCAACATCCCACCTTCACCGCGACATGCATTTGAAGTATTTAGACG GTTTTATCTTGGTAAGCACAGCGGCAGACAGCTCACACTGCAGCACCATATGGGCTCTGCAGATCTAAACGCCACCTTCCACGGTACCATCAAAAAG GAGGATGGGTCAGAGGTTGGAGTGGGAGGAGCCCAGGTTACTGGCTCTAACACCAGGAAGCACATCCTACAGGTCTCCACTTTTCAGATGACTATCCTCATGCTTTTCAACAGTCGAGACAAATCCATCTTTGAG GAGATCCAGCAAGAGACGGACATCCCAGAAAGGGAGCTGGTGCGAGCGCTACAGTCTCTGGCTTGTGGGAAGCCCACTCAGAGAGTTCTCACCAAGGAGCCCAAGTCCAAGGAGATCGAGAATGGCCATGTGTTTACAGTCAATGACCAGTTTACCTCCAAACTTCACCGTGTCAAAATTCAGACAG TGGCTGCAAAACAAGGGGAGTCAGACCCCGAGAGGAAGGAGACACGACAGAAAGTGGACGACGACAGGAAGCACGAGATCGAAGCTGCCATCGTCCGCATCATGAAGTCCAGAAAGAAGATGCAGCACAATGTTCTAGTAGCAGAG GTCACGCAGCAGTTGCGCTCACGATTCCTTCCTAGTCCTGTAGTCATCAAGAAGCGCATTGAAGGACTCATTGAGAGGGAATATTTGGCACGAACACCGGAGGACCGCAAAGTGTACACTTATGTAGCATAA